From a region of the Halorussus pelagicus genome:
- a CDS encoding ATP-binding protein — MCEYLRVTPTSEELAPEGIPRVLESLHKLTTAGSTGLAQKLNPLHSETPPRFEFLALSGGADNPVEFFYGADEHLDTLEKRLRSIYPKTFDIERVDVDVTARLIQPVEFTRKEFIKHYEAGKLQYEFGPNEQHELNSEDRDQDQTPATEASPFADGGTTADSSYGHFVEVGDTALELAPPSAIPDEKPLTTLEKPTETTEETILARLTIDAVSPVGVRWSGSATRKKDWMTSLTPFDSGDGDDTLVAVDQPGAPLASLVDHLMEAASPVAFQVVFQRRASWQSDAELRKEDLVDGRDTFFQEIVGPLLEVEDQRSNHDEKQLSEPVAKRIEYIDAKNPKRSFTANIRAVGVPADDEDRDELSAQMNSLRPVFDPVDGPYYEVEGGRLRADGFREKTKEKNAQTALQQLLDREITTGRGKTRPDFVLSGTELANFVLVPSSEQLTVEGTRGTRAEQQSRNPLPWPNPDLVQQFQDGMAIGHALDENGEPRPDPIRIPPNLLTTHYGRFASTGGGKSKAILNDALSLRETTGGPVVIVDPKGDGMCENYLRCHYERFNGLDDVYQFRVPETLPAFSFFDIRPALKAGRNREDAIQDKVDHFHDIMRMVMGREQYGQAFVANEILSYLIKALFDEEYGSDVFGLDDLFDAALQMQRDQTIPPVSADNQSIEESLTRHFAKDDHQFQVSMDAVGNRLDQLREDTHLRQIFSHAPEQNEAGEYVDNHFDFREFLDEDATILFDLGDLRPEAQRAITLLLLSNLWDAVQVRRRDGQTDYEKLTNLIIEEAAPVASTKLVSEQLLPQGRSFGLSMGLVMQFPGQVRNRSERAYDEVLNNIKTKLIGNISIERDLAESLAHEDLSPTDLRNRINTLPSGEWIAQLPSPSFGETGPAPFSLKPLPIAPAHPESDEPLSVEQEDHFETVALPRLSERTQTQYGLSETASESETADDEGWGSRPTDEASASAESASPVESTQSSFIGQATSSSTADEEEEKDTDTVDSLFGDSGSTESGESVSEKDETAVDEITSSPVQAGGGTVPDDELRRRGLTHDDVRFLTRVLDVMNGDAPSHTLLDSMSAFKNDFDDLDVQRLVDQELLEEGRACGRKYYTVLPAGRELLGQKLKVGPGQGDIGEKTPHKVGVKLLELWLEARDDVEQVEPYYEYDEGTVFDIAGFDADGELVWVGEAELSSNNKHAPVDDYDKQSEVDANAVWAFNRRETAVEVLDHLSEVDRIESSVSGRAARSFSDIREAVESFDATGLTTIRSFNKLDQEFNS; from the coding sequence ATGTGTGAGTATCTCCGAGTCACGCCGACATCCGAAGAACTTGCTCCCGAGGGAATCCCCCGGGTCCTCGAAAGCCTGCACAAACTGACGACGGCAGGGTCGACGGGTCTCGCGCAGAAGCTGAACCCACTCCATAGTGAAACACCGCCGCGGTTCGAGTTTCTCGCACTAAGCGGGGGAGCGGACAACCCTGTCGAGTTCTTCTACGGTGCCGACGAGCATCTCGACACACTCGAAAAACGCCTTCGTTCGATCTATCCCAAGACATTCGACATCGAACGCGTCGACGTTGACGTCACCGCTCGGCTCATCCAGCCAGTCGAATTCACACGAAAAGAGTTCATCAAACACTACGAAGCAGGGAAGTTGCAGTACGAATTTGGGCCTAACGAGCAGCACGAGCTTAATAGCGAGGACCGTGACCAAGACCAGACACCAGCGACCGAAGCCTCCCCGTTCGCAGATGGTGGTACCACAGCCGATTCATCCTATGGTCACTTTGTCGAGGTCGGGGATACTGCCCTTGAGCTTGCACCACCGAGCGCAATACCGGACGAAAAGCCACTGACGACACTCGAAAAGCCAACCGAGACGACCGAGGAAACCATATTAGCACGGCTAACCATCGACGCAGTTTCGCCAGTTGGCGTGCGCTGGTCCGGTTCAGCGACCCGGAAGAAAGACTGGATGACATCGTTGACACCTTTTGACTCCGGGGACGGTGACGATACCTTGGTGGCCGTCGACCAGCCCGGCGCACCGCTGGCGTCACTCGTCGACCACCTGATGGAAGCGGCGTCACCCGTAGCGTTTCAGGTTGTGTTCCAGCGACGGGCGAGCTGGCAGTCCGACGCTGAACTCCGGAAAGAGGATTTGGTCGACGGGCGGGACACCTTCTTCCAAGAGATCGTTGGCCCCCTCCTCGAGGTCGAAGACCAGCGGAGCAATCACGACGAAAAACAGCTCAGCGAACCAGTCGCAAAGCGCATCGAGTACATCGACGCGAAGAATCCCAAGCGGTCGTTCACTGCCAACATTAGAGCAGTCGGGGTCCCGGCCGATGACGAGGACCGCGACGAACTCTCGGCCCAGATGAACTCACTTCGTCCCGTGTTCGACCCAGTCGACGGTCCCTATTACGAAGTCGAGGGTGGACGACTCCGTGCTGACGGCTTTCGAGAAAAGACGAAGGAGAAGAACGCCCAGACTGCCCTCCAGCAGTTACTTGATCGAGAGATTACGACCGGCCGAGGTAAGACCCGACCGGATTTCGTCCTTAGTGGAACGGAACTTGCGAACTTCGTGCTGGTCCCATCGTCCGAGCAACTCACAGTAGAGGGAACACGCGGCACTCGCGCTGAACAGCAAAGCCGGAACCCGCTTCCGTGGCCTAACCCCGACCTGGTTCAACAGTTCCAAGACGGGATGGCGATCGGGCACGCGCTTGACGAGAACGGTGAGCCGCGACCCGACCCGATTCGGATTCCGCCGAATCTCTTGACGACACACTACGGCCGATTCGCATCGACCGGCGGCGGGAAATCAAAGGCGATCCTCAACGACGCACTGTCTCTCCGAGAGACGACCGGCGGACCCGTCGTGATCGTCGATCCGAAAGGCGACGGGATGTGCGAGAACTATCTTCGCTGCCACTACGAACGCTTCAACGGGTTGGACGACGTCTACCAGTTCCGCGTCCCCGAGACCCTCCCTGCGTTCTCCTTCTTCGACATCCGTCCCGCGCTCAAAGCAGGGCGGAACCGCGAGGATGCGATTCAAGACAAGGTCGACCATTTCCATGACATCATGCGAATGGTCATGGGCCGCGAGCAGTACGGGCAGGCGTTCGTCGCTAACGAGATTCTCAGCTACCTCATCAAGGCGCTCTTCGACGAGGAGTATGGAAGCGACGTGTTCGGGTTGGATGACCTCTTCGACGCCGCCCTCCAGATGCAACGCGACCAGACGATTCCCCCAGTCTCAGCCGACAACCAGAGCATCGAGGAATCGTTGACACGCCACTTCGCTAAGGACGACCACCAGTTCCAGGTGTCGATGGACGCGGTCGGGAACCGTCTCGACCAACTCAGAGAAGACACGCATCTCCGGCAAATCTTCAGTCACGCCCCCGAACAGAACGAGGCTGGCGAGTACGTGGACAATCACTTCGACTTCCGCGAATTCCTCGATGAAGACGCCACCATCCTGTTCGACCTCGGAGACCTCCGCCCGGAGGCACAGCGAGCAATCACGCTGCTTCTGTTGAGTAACCTCTGGGATGCCGTCCAAGTACGCCGGCGTGACGGCCAAACCGACTACGAGAAGCTCACGAACCTCATCATCGAGGAGGCCGCCCCGGTCGCTTCAACGAAGCTTGTCTCTGAGCAACTGCTTCCACAGGGGCGGTCGTTCGGCTTGAGTATGGGGCTCGTGATGCAATTCCCCGGACAGGTGCGGAATCGGAGCGAGCGAGCCTACGACGAGGTCCTCAACAATATCAAGACGAAACTCATTGGCAACATCTCGATTGAGCGCGACCTTGCAGAGTCGCTCGCTCACGAAGACCTCAGCCCGACTGACCTTCGAAATCGGATTAACACGCTCCCGAGCGGCGAGTGGATCGCCCAACTCCCGAGTCCATCGTTCGGGGAAACCGGTCCCGCCCCGTTTTCACTGAAGCCGCTCCCGATTGCACCGGCGCATCCAGAAAGCGACGAGCCGCTCTCTGTCGAACAGGAGGATCACTTCGAGACCGTTGCCCTCCCCCGACTGTCGGAGAGAACACAGACTCAGTACGGACTTTCTGAGACCGCAAGCGAATCAGAGACAGCTGACGACGAGGGATGGGGGAGTAGACCAACTGATGAAGCGTCGGCATCTGCAGAATCGGCTAGCCCTGTGGAATCGACGCAGTCGTCGTTTATCGGACAGGCAACTAGTAGTTCAACAGCCGACGAAGAAGAGGAGAAAGACACGGATACCGTTGACTCGTTGTTTGGAGATTCCGGGTCAACTGAGTCGGGAGAATCAGTCAGTGAAAAAGACGAGACAGCCGTCGATGAAATCACTTCGTCGCCAGTCCAGGCAGGTGGTGGAACTGTCCCAGATGACGAACTCCGACGGCGCGGGCTCACTCATGACGACGTCCGATTCCTGACCCGCGTTCTCGACGTGATGAATGGTGACGCACCGAGCCACACGCTCTTGGACTCAATGAGTGCGTTCAAGAACGACTTTGACGACCTAGACGTGCAACGACTCGTCGATCAGGAGCTACTGGAAGAAGGTCGAGCGTGCGGGCGGAAGTACTACACTGTCCTCCCGGCAGGGCGTGAACTGCTCGGCCAGAAGCTCAAGGTCGGCCCTGGACAGGGAGATATCGGCGAGAAGACGCCACACAAGGTCGGCGTGAAGCTACTCGAATTGTGGTTAGAAGCCCGCGACGACGTTGAGCAGGTCGAACCCTATTACGAGTACGATGAGGGAACCGTATTCGACATCGCTGGCTTCGATGCCGACGGGGAACTCGTGTGGGTCGGTGAAGCTGAACTCTCGAGTAATAACAAACACGCGCCGGTTGATGACTACGACAAGCAGAGTGAAGTGGATGCGAACGCTGTCTGGGCGTTCAACAGACGCGAGACAGCCGTCGAGGTGTTAGACCACCTCTCAGAGGTCGACCGAATAGAGAGTAGTGTGAGCGGGCGTGCAGCCCGGTCGTTCTCGGACATTCGAGAGGCCGTTGAATCGTTCGACGCAACTGGCCTGACGACGATTCGGAGTTTCAACAAACTCGATCAGGAGTTCAATTCATGA
- a CDS encoding VirB4 family type IV secretion system protein, translating into MYNVVLQAGGGPFAQLIEWLLNPTSPGGASVYLLMVVVLGIVGKLLWDRHTADDEPEVDFSDVLDEEVLEEGHAEGQLLDDISESHKTVTAPAAIEWGTRAARVGEQWTTTLYMADYADYPSDGYLSDLFELTDVEFDLTAHVTPKNQQRARNELQDIADDLQVDADLEQSVRSAYLQERANEAAATYKAVESGANVFDQGMFVTVRADDKDDLRDSVQKVKSALRDDPANLTPKTAICRQDLALQSAAPIGDNVFGRESIALGGAVGALLSSPHNATILEEGGVEFGIHKDNQSPVVIDPFARDNGYAMFTVGDTGSGKSFSSKQNFIRSIEQSKDRIGIILEPLNNWAGVSEALDAKRITVGGTLGLNPLEIRQTPEHVQRAMGEDASPFNEKLDDAMSFLTNFFALRGISLGDRRTTLELGLKRAYKRNDITDDISTHSNPSPTIREMMDVFEDMVDDPEEFVVRSDEEAGKIREDATWLLDQLRPFEDDGRHANLGKSSEFDIRDEKVIYLDLAQQEGSVDSSTALTMQLLISLVYERAKETDKEVVFYIDEARYIMQDAASLAFLETVFRHHRHHDLSIRLVTQTVDEFFEHAEAEAILDQCAVKQFHRLDGMDEEWADEFGLNYAQMRYVQDAVPGNEDAGFSEALVGVDGEWRGMKVQAMDKEKQVIDFDPTEQRRSSLPGAGEDAVDTDVQQFREELEQQATNSQSKGADPVSAKPDGGSMEGEDDV; encoded by the coding sequence ATGTATAACGTCGTCCTGCAGGCGGGTGGCGGGCCTTTCGCCCAGCTCATAGAGTGGCTTCTGAACCCAACGTCACCCGGAGGTGCGTCGGTTTACCTCCTGATGGTTGTGGTCCTCGGGATCGTCGGTAAACTCCTCTGGGACCGACACACCGCCGATGACGAGCCTGAAGTCGACTTCTCGGATGTTCTTGACGAGGAGGTGCTTGAGGAGGGTCACGCAGAGGGCCAGCTCCTCGACGATATTTCTGAGTCCCACAAGACGGTGACTGCGCCAGCAGCCATCGAGTGGGGGACACGAGCCGCACGCGTTGGCGAGCAGTGGACGACGACGCTATACATGGCTGACTACGCCGATTACCCGAGCGATGGATATCTGAGCGACCTCTTCGAGTTGACTGACGTCGAGTTCGACCTCACAGCGCATGTCACTCCTAAGAACCAGCAGCGAGCGCGGAACGAACTGCAGGACATCGCTGACGACCTCCAAGTCGACGCTGACCTTGAGCAGAGTGTTCGCAGTGCGTACCTCCAGGAGCGAGCAAATGAAGCCGCTGCGACCTACAAGGCCGTCGAGAGCGGAGCGAACGTCTTCGACCAGGGGATGTTCGTCACGGTTCGCGCCGACGACAAGGACGACCTCAGGGATTCGGTCCAGAAGGTCAAGAGTGCTCTCCGCGACGACCCGGCGAATCTCACGCCGAAGACCGCGATTTGTCGGCAGGACCTCGCATTGCAGTCGGCTGCGCCCATCGGAGACAACGTGTTCGGCCGCGAGTCCATCGCGCTCGGTGGCGCGGTGGGCGCACTCCTCTCGTCGCCGCATAACGCGACCATCCTCGAAGAGGGCGGGGTCGAGTTCGGGATTCACAAGGACAACCAGAGCCCCGTCGTTATCGACCCGTTCGCCCGTGACAACGGGTATGCGATGTTCACCGTCGGCGACACCGGCTCGGGGAAGTCGTTCAGTTCCAAGCAGAACTTCATCCGCTCCATCGAGCAGAGCAAGGACCGCATCGGCATCATCCTCGAACCGCTCAACAACTGGGCAGGCGTCTCCGAAGCCCTCGATGCGAAACGCATCACCGTCGGTGGGACACTCGGCCTGAATCCCTTGGAGATTCGCCAGACACCCGAGCACGTCCAGCGAGCGATGGGTGAGGACGCGAGTCCGTTCAACGAGAAGCTCGACGACGCGATGAGCTTCCTGACGAATTTCTTCGCACTGCGCGGTATCTCGCTTGGTGACCGTCGGACGACACTCGAACTCGGCCTGAAGCGTGCCTACAAACGCAACGATATCACCGACGATATCTCGACGCACAGCAACCCTAGTCCGACCATCCGGGAGATGATGGACGTCTTTGAGGACATGGTCGACGACCCCGAGGAGTTCGTCGTCCGGTCCGACGAAGAGGCTGGAAAGATCCGCGAGGACGCGACGTGGCTTCTTGACCAGCTTCGCCCCTTCGAGGACGATGGTCGCCACGCCAATCTCGGGAAATCCTCGGAGTTCGACATCCGCGACGAGAAAGTCATCTACCTTGACCTCGCCCAGCAGGAAGGCAGCGTCGATAGCAGTACGGCGTTGACGATGCAGTTGCTCATCTCGCTCGTGTACGAACGGGCGAAAGAGACCGACAAGGAAGTCGTGTTCTATATCGACGAGGCGCGGTACATCATGCAGGACGCCGCGAGTCTGGCGTTCCTTGAGACGGTGTTCCGTCACCACCGCCATCACGACCTCTCGATTCGACTGGTCACCCAGACTGTCGACGAGTTCTTCGAACACGCCGAAGCCGAAGCTATCCTCGATCAGTGTGCCGTCAAGCAGTTCCATCGGTTGGACGGGATGGACGAGGAGTGGGCCGACGAGTTCGGCCTGAATTACGCACAGATGCGCTATGTGCAAGATGCGGTTCCCGGCAACGAGGATGCTGGGTTCTCTGAGGCGCTCGTGGGCGTCGACGGCGAGTGGCGGGGGATGAAGGTACAAGCAATGGACAAAGAAAAACAGGTTATCGACTTCGATCCGACCGAGCAACGGCGGTCCTCCCTCCCCGGCGCTGGTGAGGACGCAGTTGATACAGATGTACAGCAGTTCCGTGAGGAACTGGAACAGCAGGCGACCAACAGCCAGTCAAAAGGGGCCGACCCCGTCTCTGCGAAACCTGACGGCGGCTCAATGGAGGGAGAGGACGATGTGTGA